Proteins encoded together in one Luteimonas fraxinea window:
- the murU gene encoding N-acetylmuramate alpha-1-phosphate uridylyltransferase MurU produces the protein MSNAPAPARHRQALIFAAGLGERMRPLTDTTPKPLLAAGGKPLIVWHLEKLAALCVRDVVVNVSWLADRFEPALGDGSRWGLRLHYSHEGAPPLETGGGMLHALRLLDDAPFIAVNGDIWSDYDFARLPAEPEGDAHLVLVDNPAHNSAGDFALDGADVRSDGASKLTFSGIGVYRPALLHDWRDIIGSVPGVHLEPPRFKLAPLLRAAMTNDRVTGAHHPGRWTDVGTPERLAQLDATLG, from the coding sequence GTGTCGAACGCGCCTGCACCTGCCCGCCACCGCCAGGCCCTGATCTTCGCTGCGGGTCTGGGCGAACGCATGCGGCCGCTGACCGACACCACACCCAAGCCGCTGCTGGCGGCTGGCGGCAAGCCGCTGATCGTCTGGCATCTGGAAAAGCTCGCCGCGCTCTGCGTGCGCGATGTCGTGGTCAACGTGTCCTGGCTCGCCGACCGCTTCGAACCCGCGCTCGGCGACGGCAGCCGCTGGGGACTGCGGCTGCACTATTCGCACGAAGGCGCGCCACCACTCGAAACCGGCGGCGGCATGTTGCACGCGCTGCGCCTGCTGGACGACGCGCCCTTCATCGCGGTCAACGGCGACATCTGGAGCGATTACGACTTCGCGCGGCTGCCGGCCGAGCCGGAGGGCGATGCGCATCTGGTGCTGGTCGACAATCCCGCGCACAACTCCGCAGGCGATTTCGCACTGGACGGCGCGGACGTGCGCAGCGATGGCGCGTCGAAGCTGACGTTCTCGGGGATCGGCGTCTATCGCCCTGCCCTGCTGCACGACTGGCGCGACATCATTGGCAGCGTGCCTGGCGTCCATCTGGAACCGCCGCGATTCAAGCTCGCGCCGTTGCTGCGCGCGGCGATGACGAACGATCGCGTGACCGGCGCGCATCATCCGGGGCGCTGGACAGATGTCGGCACGCCCGAGCGGCTGGCGCAGCTGGATGCAACCTTGGGTTGA
- the coaD gene encoding pantetheine-phosphate adenylyltransferase, with amino-acid sequence MSASRHRIAVYPGTFDPITNGHVDLVDRAAPLFEKLIVGIAESPAKRPAMTLEERVELARVATAHHTNVEVIGFDSLLAHFVHEVGAGVLLRGLRAVSDFEYEFQLASMNRHLIPDVETLFLTPAEQYGFISSTLVREISRLGGDVSGFVPAAVDRALRKHSQR; translated from the coding sequence ATGAGTGCGAGCCGCCACCGCATCGCGGTCTATCCCGGGACCTTCGATCCGATCACCAACGGCCACGTCGACCTCGTCGACCGTGCCGCGCCGCTGTTCGAGAAACTGATCGTCGGCATCGCCGAAAGTCCGGCCAAGCGCCCGGCGATGACGCTCGAAGAGCGCGTCGAACTGGCCCGCGTCGCGACCGCCCACCACACCAATGTCGAGGTCATCGGCTTCGACTCGCTGCTCGCGCATTTCGTGCACGAAGTCGGCGCCGGTGTGCTGCTGCGCGGTCTGCGCGCGGTGTCGGATTTCGAATACGAATTCCAGCTCGCCAGCATGAACCGGCATCTGATTCCGGATGTCGAAACGCTGTTCCTCACGCCGGCCGAGCAGTACGGCTTCATCTCCTCCACGCTGGTGCGCGAGATCTCGCGTCTCGGCGGTGACGTGTCGGGCTTCGTGCCCGCCGCTGTCGATCGCGCATTGCGCAAACACTCGCAACGCTGA
- the upp gene encoding uracil phosphoribosyltransferase, translating to MKTVEVRHPLVQHKLGLMRRADNSTKTFRELSAEVATLLTYEATADLETEDAEVEGWAGTVRVRRIKGRKITLVPILRAGIGMLPGVLDLIPAAKVSVVGIKRDEASLEAVPYYENLVGDMADRTALILDPMLATGGTLIATVSMLKAAGASRIKGLFLVAAPEGLQALEAVHPDVEVYTASIDERLNEKGYILPGLGDAGDKIFGTRVD from the coding sequence ATGAAAACCGTCGAAGTCCGCCACCCGCTGGTGCAGCACAAGCTCGGCCTGATGCGCCGCGCCGACAACAGCACCAAGACCTTCCGGGAACTCTCGGCAGAAGTCGCGACGCTGCTGACCTACGAGGCCACGGCGGATCTGGAAACCGAGGATGCCGAGGTCGAGGGCTGGGCCGGCACCGTGCGCGTGCGGCGCATCAAGGGCCGCAAGATCACCCTGGTGCCGATCCTGCGCGCCGGCATCGGCATGCTGCCGGGCGTGCTCGATCTCATTCCCGCGGCCAAGGTCAGCGTGGTCGGCATCAAGCGCGACGAGGCTTCGCTCGAAGCGGTGCCCTATTACGAGAATCTCGTCGGGGACATGGCCGACCGCACCGCGCTGATCCTCGATCCGATGCTGGCGACTGGCGGCACTCTCATCGCGACGGTGTCGATGCTCAAGGCCGCAGGCGCGAGCCGCATCAAGGGGCTGTTCCTGGTCGCGGCACCTGAGGGCCTGCAGGCACTCGAAGCGGTGCACCCCGATGTCGAGGTCTACACCGCCTCGATCGACGAACGCCTCAACGAGAAGGGTTACATCCTGCCCGGCCTCGGCGATGCCGGCGACAAGATCTTCGGCACGCGGGTCGACTGA
- a CDS encoding DUF6491 family protein: MVSTVRRRLRIAAALLAAFALAACGTFPRTTDAEKYALYDAHAGAAVDHFRYFGSINGWTPLGDSALAVWTRPSEAWLLDLSGTCQDLTFTPAIGLTSRMNRVNARFDKVLVRSRGSISMPCHIQQIRPLDIKAIRAAEKRNPEGAPSMDQASDAGT; encoded by the coding sequence ATGGTCTCGACCGTCCGCCGCCGTCTTCGCATCGCAGCAGCGCTGCTCGCGGCGTTCGCACTCGCCGCCTGCGGGACCTTTCCGCGCACCACCGACGCCGAGAAGTACGCGCTCTACGACGCGCATGCCGGCGCAGCGGTCGATCATTTCCGCTACTTCGGTTCGATCAACGGCTGGACGCCGCTCGGCGATTCGGCGCTCGCGGTGTGGACGCGGCCGAGCGAGGCCTGGCTGCTGGATCTGTCGGGCACCTGCCAGGATCTCACGTTCACTCCGGCGATCGGGCTGACGAGCCGCATGAATCGCGTCAATGCGCGATTCGACAAGGTGCTGGTGCGCAGTCGCGGGTCGATCAGCATGCCGTGCCACATCCAGCAGATCCGTCCGCTGGACATCAAGGCGATCCGCGCCGCAGAGAAGCGCAATCCCGAAGGCGCGCCTTCGATGGATCAGGCGTCGGACGCGGGCACGTAA
- the ftsY gene encoding signal recognition particle-docking protein FtsY, with amino-acid sequence MVSWFKRDKPSDKPEADSGRRRLSADEIAAAFAPPAAPAPAPAQPPVVPPPAPTAAPDTQGVDPIATPLQTLDAGRLPADAALPATEIAPVVPEPVATPAPAPPPPAFVDPAAALADYVFASTMPAAAPGKSGWRERLGGSTFAKSFGGLFSRNPKLDEDLLDEIETALLTADVGVAASTELVESLRKRMKARAFVDANDLLKALRGDLIAMLEPVAKPLVIDTNAKPFVILTVGVNGVGKTTTIGKLAKRYKDEGHALMLAAGDTFRAAAVSQLKAWGERNGVPVVAQGQDADPAAVAFDALQAAKSRGTGILIADTAGRLHTQQGLMAELGKIRRVLGKIDPTAPHEVLMVIDGTTGQNALSQLRQFNAAAQVTGLVVTKLDGTAKGGVVFALAREFGIPIRFAGIGERPEDLRVFDAESFVDAMLPETLGA; translated from the coding sequence ATGGTCAGCTGGTTCAAGCGCGACAAACCTTCCGACAAGCCCGAGGCCGACAGCGGCCGACGCCGCCTCAGCGCCGACGAGATCGCTGCTGCGTTCGCGCCGCCCGCTGCGCCCGCGCCGGCGCCTGCGCAGCCGCCTGTGGTTCCGCCGCCTGCGCCGACTGCTGCCCCTGATACGCAGGGCGTCGATCCGATCGCGACACCGCTGCAGACGCTCGATGCCGGGCGGCTGCCCGCCGATGCGGCGTTGCCGGCGACGGAGATCGCACCGGTCGTTCCCGAACCCGTTGCGACGCCCGCACCTGCGCCTCCTCCGCCCGCGTTCGTCGATCCCGCTGCGGCACTGGCCGACTACGTGTTCGCCAGCACCATGCCCGCCGCCGCGCCCGGCAAGTCCGGCTGGCGCGAGCGTCTGGGCGGCAGCACGTTCGCCAAGAGTTTCGGTGGCCTGTTCTCGCGTAATCCAAAGCTCGATGAAGATCTGCTCGACGAGATCGAAACTGCGCTGCTGACCGCCGACGTCGGCGTCGCCGCGAGCACCGAACTGGTCGAGTCCTTGCGCAAACGCATGAAGGCGCGCGCGTTCGTCGATGCCAACGATCTGCTCAAGGCGCTGCGCGGTGACCTCATCGCGATGCTCGAGCCGGTCGCGAAACCGCTGGTCATCGACACGAACGCGAAGCCCTTCGTGATCCTGACCGTCGGCGTCAACGGCGTCGGCAAGACCACGACGATCGGCAAGCTCGCAAAGCGCTACAAGGATGAAGGCCACGCGCTGATGCTCGCGGCCGGCGATACCTTCCGCGCCGCTGCGGTGTCGCAGCTCAAGGCCTGGGGCGAACGCAATGGCGTGCCCGTCGTCGCCCAGGGCCAGGACGCCGATCCGGCCGCGGTCGCCTTCGATGCGCTGCAGGCAGCGAAGTCGCGCGGCACCGGCATCCTGATCGCCGACACTGCCGGCCGCCTGCACACGCAGCAGGGCCTGATGGCCGAGCTCGGCAAGATCCGCCGCGTGCTCGGCAAGATCGACCCGACCGCGCCGCACGAAGTGCTGATGGTCATCGACGGCACCACCGGACAGAACGCGCTGTCGCAGCTGCGCCAGTTCAATGCCGCGGCGCAGGTCACCGGCCTGGTCGTGACCAAGCTCGACGGCACCGCCAAGGGCGGCGTGGTGTTCGCGCTGGCACGCGAGTTCGGCATTCCGATCCGCTTCGCCGGTATCGGCGAGCGCCCCGAAGATCTGCGCGTGTTCGACGCCGAATCCTTCGTCGACGCGATGCTGCCGGAGACGCTGGGGGCGTGA
- a CDS encoding MBL fold metallo-hydrolase — translation MKLWSIQGNTQKLDGGSMFGNAPRAMWTQWATPDDLNRIPLATRGLLATPLNGKTVLFETGIGAFFEPKLRARFGVQEDRHVLLDSLRDAGFAHTDIDVVVLSHLHFDHAGGLLAPWSEGGMPELLFPNATFVLSTPHWLRAKRPHARDRASFIPGLCELLEATGRLEFIEGAHAPSLGDAVQFHYSDGHTPGMMLAEILGPDVHDGVHHGGVVFCADLVPGLPWVHVPITMGYDRFPELIIDEKQTFLSDMAARGVRLFLTHDPDIALVQVVRDDAGRFSARHPTAALAARSLQHPFETTP, via the coding sequence ATGAAGCTGTGGTCGATCCAGGGCAACACCCAGAAGCTCGACGGCGGGTCGATGTTCGGCAACGCGCCGCGCGCGATGTGGACGCAGTGGGCCACGCCCGACGATCTCAACCGCATTCCGCTGGCGACGCGCGGCTTGCTCGCGACGCCGCTCAACGGCAAGACCGTGTTGTTCGAAACCGGCATCGGCGCTTTCTTCGAACCGAAGCTGCGTGCGCGCTTCGGCGTGCAGGAAGACCGGCACGTGCTGCTCGACTCGCTGCGCGACGCGGGTTTCGCGCACACCGATATCGATGTCGTGGTGCTGAGCCATCTGCATTTCGATCACGCCGGTGGCCTGCTGGCACCGTGGTCCGAAGGCGGTATGCCAGAACTGCTGTTTCCGAACGCGACCTTCGTGCTGTCCACGCCGCACTGGCTGCGCGCGAAACGTCCGCATGCGCGCGACCGTGCGAGCTTCATTCCCGGCCTGTGCGAACTGCTCGAAGCCACGGGCCGGCTGGAATTCATCGAAGGCGCGCACGCACCCTCGCTCGGCGACGCGGTGCAGTTCCATTACAGCGACGGCCACACGCCCGGGATGATGCTGGCCGAGATCCTCGGCCCCGATGTGCACGACGGCGTGCATCACGGCGGCGTGGTGTTCTGCGCCGATCTCGTGCCAGGCCTGCCATGGGTGCACGTGCCGATCACGATGGGCTACGACCGGTTTCCAGAACTGATCATCGACGAGAAACAGACGTTCCTTTCCGACATGGCCGCGCGCGGCGTGCGCCTGTTTCTCACGCATGATCCGGACATCGCACTGGTGCAGGTCGTGCGCGATGATGCCGGCCGTTTCAGCGCACGCCATCCGACGGCGGCACTTGCCGCGCGTTCCCTGCAGCATCCCTTCGAGACCACACCATGA
- the mutY gene encoding A/G-specific adenine glycosylase, which translates to MIARTDYAARLLAWFDVHGRHDLPWQHPRTPYRVWLSEIMLQQTQVRVVIPYFERFVDALSDVRALADAPQDTVLALWSGLGYYARARNLHAAAQRCVELHDGDLPRDLDALLALPGIGRSTAGAILSQAWGDPFPILDGNVKRVLARRHAVDGWPAQPKIEKQLWAIAETLLPDTRLADYTQAQMDFGATLCTRHNPACLLCPVNEDCAAFAQGRVDELPTPRPTKALPEREASLLLLEDAKGRVLLEKRPPTGIWAALWSLPQAEDDARAVDWLRMHAPGLIDAVDLDTPQRLLPVQHGFTHFKLRLRPLHWSGLPARHRVGDNDRLRWVARDELATLGIPAPIRTLLLAPRIALED; encoded by the coding sequence GTGATCGCACGCACCGATTACGCGGCGCGTCTGCTGGCGTGGTTCGACGTGCATGGTCGGCACGATCTGCCGTGGCAGCACCCGCGCACGCCGTATCGCGTGTGGCTGTCGGAAATCATGCTGCAGCAGACCCAGGTGCGGGTCGTCATTCCCTACTTCGAGCGTTTCGTCGACGCGTTGTCCGACGTGCGCGCACTTGCCGACGCGCCGCAGGACACCGTCCTCGCGCTGTGGTCGGGCCTCGGCTACTACGCCCGCGCGCGCAATCTGCACGCCGCGGCGCAGCGCTGCGTCGAACTGCACGATGGCGATCTGCCACGCGATCTCGATGCCCTGCTCGCCCTGCCAGGCATCGGCCGCAGCACGGCGGGCGCGATCCTGTCGCAGGCCTGGGGAGATCCGTTTCCGATCCTCGACGGCAACGTCAAACGCGTACTCGCGCGCCGCCACGCGGTCGATGGCTGGCCTGCGCAACCGAAGATCGAAAAACAGTTGTGGGCGATTGCCGAAACGCTGCTGCCGGACACGCGGCTGGCCGACTACACCCAGGCGCAGATGGATTTCGGCGCGACGCTGTGCACGCGCCACAACCCCGCGTGTCTGCTGTGCCCGGTCAACGAAGACTGCGCCGCGTTCGCGCAGGGCCGCGTCGACGAACTGCCGACGCCGCGGCCCACCAAGGCCCTACCCGAGCGCGAAGCCAGCTTGCTGCTGCTCGAAGACGCAAAGGGCCGCGTGCTGCTGGAGAAGCGCCCGCCGACCGGCATCTGGGCGGCGCTGTGGTCGCTGCCGCAGGCTGAAGACGATGCGCGCGCGGTCGACTGGCTGCGCATGCACGCACCCGGCCTCATCGATGCTGTGGATCTCGATACGCCGCAGCGCCTGTTGCCGGTGCAGCACGGTTTCACCCATTTCAAACTGCGCCTGCGACCGCTGCACTGGTCGGGCCTCCCGGCCCGTCACCGCGTGGGCGACAATGACCGACTGCGCTGGGTGGCACGCGACGAACTCGCGACGCTCGGCATTCCCGCCCCGATCCGCACGCTGCTGCTCGCGCCGCGCATCGCCCTGGAGGATTGA
- a CDS encoding MAPEG family protein: MTPRISLLIASLHVLLYLVLTVRVVLHRNVHKIGIGTGGDETLSRKVRVHANFIEYVPLGLLLLALLELAAVNTTLLWAFGIALLVARVLHAIGLGGSAGYSFGRGTGALLTFATLFAMAAFGIWRFVIGAMIVA; the protein is encoded by the coding sequence ATGACGCCTCGCATTTCGCTTCTCATCGCATCGCTGCATGTGCTGCTGTACCTCGTGCTGACCGTCCGCGTGGTCCTGCACCGCAACGTGCACAAGATCGGGATCGGCACGGGCGGCGACGAGACCCTGTCGCGCAAGGTCCGGGTGCATGCGAATTTCATCGAGTATGTCCCGCTCGGACTGCTGCTGCTCGCCCTGCTGGAACTGGCGGCCGTCAACACGACGCTGCTGTGGGCGTTCGGTATCGCGCTGCTGGTCGCGCGCGTCTTGCATGCGATCGGACTGGGCGGCTCGGCGGGCTATTCGTTCGGACGCGGCACCGGCGCGTTGCTGACCTTCGCCACGCTGTTCGCGATGGCCGCATTCGGCATCTGGCGTTTCGTCATCGGCGCGATGATCGTTGCTTGA
- a CDS encoding oxidative damage protection protein produces the protein MSRRVFCVHDQTETDGLDFIPWPGELGKQVFAEIGKPAWARWLAHQTMLINENRLSPLDPKHRAFIEGEMRKYLFERQTGTVAGYVPASDA, from the coding sequence ATGAGCCGACGCGTCTTCTGCGTCCACGACCAGACCGAAACCGACGGACTGGATTTCATCCCCTGGCCCGGCGAACTCGGCAAGCAGGTCTTCGCCGAGATCGGCAAGCCGGCCTGGGCGCGCTGGCTGGCGCACCAGACCATGCTGATCAACGAGAACCGACTGTCGCCGCTGGATCCCAAGCACCGCGCCTTCATCGAAGGCGAGATGCGCAAGTACCTGTTCGAACGTCAGACCGGCACCGTGGCCGGTTACGTGCCCGCGTCCGACGCCTGA
- a CDS encoding YfhL family 4Fe-4S dicluster ferredoxin, which translates to MSLKINELCVNCDVCEPACPNQAIAQGETIYVIDPARCTECVGHFDEPQCVVVCPVECIDPDPDIPETQVQLLAKLARLQQEAS; encoded by the coding sequence ATGTCCTTGAAGATCAACGAGCTCTGCGTCAACTGCGACGTGTGCGAGCCGGCCTGCCCGAACCAGGCGATCGCGCAGGGCGAAACGATCTACGTCATCGATCCGGCGCGCTGCACCGAATGCGTGGGCCACTTCGACGAGCCGCAGTGCGTGGTCGTCTGCCCGGTCGAATGCATCGACCCCGATCCCGATATCCCCGAAACCCAGGTGCAGTTGCTCGCCAAGCTGGCGCGCCTGCAGCAGGAGGCGTCATGA
- the ggt gene encoding gamma-glutamyltransferase, whose amino-acid sequence MSRSRFAFAGMPALLLSMLLLAVAPSCARDVRAPDAPAASAVQNTATPPGNAVASAHTLATEAGLQVMREGGNAFDAAIATSAVLSVVEPISSGLGGGGFFLLHDAKSGRDIFVDARETAPATAHSDRYRKADGSFDRDRAENGPWSAGIPGLPAAFVHIAETYGALPLSRSLAPAIRIAEEGFPVYARFARGYQSRRAVMERYPGTRAVFLADGQAPKEGDTFRQPDLANTLRLLAERGFDGFYGGETGAKLVAGVNAEGGEWTAADLSAYKVVEREPIRFRYHDWDVVTAPPPSSGGIAMAQMLQILEPWDLTKLDDAARTHLVVESMRRAFRDRTFYLGDPDFVKIPQRTLLSRDYAAGLRATINPAKATPSDLLSGDPTPLEDEETTHFSIVDAAGNRAAVTQTVNLLFGSGLVAPGTGVLLNNEMDDFALQPGVPNAFGVMGFDANAPKPGKRPLSSMTPTFLVSDDRVAVLGTPGGSRIITMVLLGILGYDAGLDAQSVAALPRYHHQWMPDTISAESDAFSADTAAKLRAMGHIVDLPGDRAAGGRGSSHVWGNLQTIEWNRANGTLTGGSDPRNPVGSAKVEAVAR is encoded by the coding sequence ATGAGCCGTTCCCGCTTCGCGTTCGCCGGCATGCCGGCGCTGCTGCTGTCGATGCTGCTGCTCGCGGTCGCGCCGTCCTGTGCGCGCGACGTCCGTGCGCCGGACGCGCCTGCGGCGAGCGCCGTGCAGAACACGGCGACGCCACCCGGCAACGCGGTCGCCTCGGCGCATACGCTCGCCACCGAAGCCGGCCTGCAGGTCATGCGCGAGGGCGGCAACGCATTCGACGCGGCGATTGCGACCTCGGCGGTGCTGTCGGTGGTCGAACCGATTTCGTCCGGCCTCGGCGGCGGCGGCTTCTTCCTGCTGCACGACGCGAAGTCCGGCCGCGACATCTTCGTTGACGCGCGCGAGACCGCGCCGGCCACCGCGCATTCGGACCGCTATCGCAAGGCCGACGGCAGCTTCGACCGTGACCGCGCCGAGAACGGCCCGTGGTCGGCCGGCATCCCCGGCCTGCCCGCGGCATTCGTGCACATCGCCGAGACCTACGGCGCGCTGCCGCTGTCGAGATCGCTGGCGCCGGCGATCCGCATCGCCGAGGAAGGCTTCCCGGTCTACGCGCGCTTCGCGCGCGGCTACCAGTCGCGTCGCGCGGTGATGGAGCGCTACCCCGGCACGCGCGCGGTGTTCCTCGCCGATGGCCAGGCACCGAAGGAGGGCGACACCTTCCGCCAGCCCGATCTCGCGAACACCCTGCGTCTGCTCGCCGAGCGCGGCTTCGACGGGTTTTACGGTGGCGAGACCGGCGCCAAGCTCGTCGCCGGCGTGAATGCAGAAGGCGGCGAATGGACCGCTGCGGACCTGTCCGCCTACAAGGTCGTCGAACGCGAGCCGATCCGTTTCCGCTACCACGACTGGGACGTGGTCACCGCGCCGCCGCCGTCGTCGGGCGGCATCGCGATGGCGCAGATGCTGCAGATCCTCGAGCCTTGGGATCTAACCAAACTCGATGATGCCGCGCGCACGCATCTGGTCGTCGAATCGATGCGCCGCGCGTTCCGCGATCGCACCTTCTATCTGGGCGATCCGGATTTCGTGAAGATTCCGCAGCGCACGCTGCTGAGCCGCGACTACGCCGCCGGCCTGCGCGCGACGATCAATCCGGCGAAGGCGACGCCCAGCGATCTGCTGTCGGGCGATCCCACGCCGCTGGAAGACGAGGAGACCACGCACTTCTCGATCGTCGATGCCGCCGGCAACCGCGCGGCGGTCACGCAGACGGTCAACCTGCTGTTCGGCAGCGGCCTCGTCGCGCCCGGCACGGGCGTGCTGCTCAACAACGAGATGGACGATTTCGCCCTGCAGCCCGGCGTGCCGAACGCGTTCGGCGTGATGGGCTTCGATGCGAACGCGCCGAAGCCCGGCAAGCGTCCGTTGAGTTCGATGACGCCGACCTTCCTCGTCTCCGACGATCGCGTCGCCGTGCTCGGCACGCCCGGTGGCAGCCGCATCATCACGATGGTGCTGCTGGGCATCCTCGGCTACGACGCCGGCCTCGACGCGCAGTCGGTCGCCGCGCTGCCGCGCTACCACCACCAATGGATGCCGGACACGATCTCGGCCGAGTCCGATGCGTTTTCCGCCGACACCGCAGCCAAGCTGCGCGCGATGGGCCACATCGTCGATCTGCCCGGCGATCGCGCCGCAGGCGGCCGCGGCTCCAGCCACGTCTGGGGCAACCTGCAGACCATCGAATGGAACCGCGCGAACGGCACGCTCACCGGCGGCAGCGATCCGCGCAATCCGGTCGGCTCGGCGAAGGTGGAAGCGGTCGCGCGCTGA
- the rsmD gene encoding 16S rRNA (guanine(966)-N(2))-methyltransferase RsmD: MKTPRSGGSGRSSPNVNRNTGPGRVRIVGGRWRGTRLEVPDVAGLRPTPDRVRETLFNWLLPVLPGARVLDLFAGTGALGLEAVSRGAASAVLVERDLGLAAALTATAARLSGSDVVSVQRGDAVSMAGALPAGSIDIAFVDPPFAADLWAQAFAALAPALAADAWLYVESMAERPAQPGPGWQLHRELATREAHCALYRRAG; this comes from the coding sequence ATGAAGACCCCTCGTAGCGGCGGCTCGGGCAGGTCGTCACCGAACGTCAACCGCAACACCGGACCGGGCCGGGTGCGCATCGTCGGCGGCCGCTGGCGCGGCACGCGACTGGAGGTGCCCGACGTCGCCGGCCTGCGCCCGACCCCGGACCGGGTGCGCGAAACCCTGTTCAACTGGCTGCTGCCGGTGCTGCCCGGCGCGCGCGTGCTCGATCTGTTCGCCGGCACCGGTGCGCTCGGGCTGGAGGCGGTCTCGCGCGGCGCGGCCAGCGCGGTGCTGGTCGAACGCGACCTCGGACTCGCCGCAGCCCTGACCGCAACTGCGGCGCGCCTGTCCGGCAGCGACGTGGTCTCGGTCCAGCGCGGCGATGCGGTGTCGATGGCAGGCGCATTGCCGGCCGGCAGCATCGACATCGCGTTCGTCGATCCGCCGTTCGCCGCCGACCTGTGGGCGCAGGCCTTCGCCGCGCTCGCACCGGCGCTGGCGGCGGACGCCTGGCTGTACGTCGAATCGATGGCAGAACGGCCCGCGCAACCCGGGCCCGGCTGGCAACTGCACCGTGAGCTGGCGACCCGCGAAGCGCACTGCGCGCTGTACCGGCGCGCCGGCTGA